The proteins below are encoded in one region of bacterium:
- the metH gene encoding methionine synthase translates to MAFPSGDELTRELRSELSQRILVLDGATGTGLEALAPTAKDFGGDALFGCNEALNLFAPDFVLRLHKGYLDAGADILETNTFNGSTIVLSEYGLQDRTLETNRRAAELAREAAQTFAAQRRVFVAGSMGPTNKSISITGGVTFEQLARSYAIQAEGLILGGADYLLLETQQDTVTIKAALIGIDEAMRRAGRTVPLAVSVTIETNGTMLAGQNIEALYYTLASRDLLYLGMNCATGPSQMTDHLRTLAGLSHVPVSCVPNAGLPNTEGKYDEGPEHFRDHFERFCSEGFINLVGGCCGTTADHVRALRKVADHHSPRKPQTKAIRRALAGNEPLKIDEFIRPVFVGERTNVIGSRKFKRLIEAEKFELAAEVGREQVAKGAHLVDVCLANPDRNELSDTLATLRPLLRKVRVPIMIDTTDAAVVEASLQQIGGKAAINSINFEDGEKRLELVCPIAKKYGASVVFGLIDEDKQSGMAVTLQRKLAIADRAYKTLTDVWGFDPGEIIFDPLTFPAGTGDPNYLGAAAATRDALSEIRKRYPEACTILGISNVSFGLPAEGREALNSVFLYDCIQAGLDMAIVNTAGIKRYGTLAPEEIRLCEDVLYKGDSESIAAFAAHYREAKKEKSADEDAHLTSEERLAKCIVEGTRAGIEKMIDDLLTRMKPLDVVNGPLMNGMKVVGELFGANKLIVAEVLESAEVMKASVDYLEKFLEPGETTSVRGKMLLATVKGDVHDIGKNLVDMILSNNGYEVVNLGIKIPPDVLIEAVAAHHPDFIGLSGLLVRSAQQMVVTAHDFKEAGIDLPLIVGGAALTQNFTLTRIAAEYDGPVFYAGEAMQGLRLANRLMDDAERPALESEWTALREKAVRTARDAVEQLPPAPSQSLYEETPIPRPPDLDLHVLKDIPIREIYPLISRAMLYGKHLGLRLASSRLDNPSDKQAQDLKAHVERILAMAEREQLLSPRATWRWFPVYSENEVVSVLHPVTKAKIAEWTFPRERTAPFHCAADWVRPKSLGGEDYLAVFVTTAGDNVQPRAKQLQQEGELLSSHILSALAIEMAEATAEWTHRRLRADWGFPDPAEFTWQDLLRTAYRGIRLSFGYPACPNLEDQVQLFDLLKPQQTIGVTLTEEMMMVPESSVSALVFHHPRAEYFAA, encoded by the coding sequence ATGGCATTCCCTTCCGGAGATGAACTGACCCGCGAACTCCGCAGCGAACTATCGCAGCGGATTCTGGTGCTCGACGGTGCAACCGGCACGGGCCTTGAAGCACTCGCCCCCACAGCCAAGGACTTCGGCGGTGATGCGCTGTTCGGCTGCAATGAGGCCTTGAACCTCTTCGCGCCGGATTTCGTGCTCCGCCTGCACAAGGGCTATCTGGATGCCGGCGCCGATATTCTCGAGACCAATACGTTTAACGGCTCGACCATTGTTCTTTCCGAATACGGTCTGCAGGACCGGACTCTCGAAACCAATCGCCGCGCCGCAGAGTTAGCCCGCGAAGCCGCGCAGACCTTCGCGGCCCAGCGCCGCGTGTTTGTCGCCGGGTCTATGGGGCCCACCAATAAGTCCATTTCGATTACCGGCGGCGTGACCTTCGAGCAGCTCGCGCGCTCCTACGCCATTCAGGCAGAAGGTCTGATTCTCGGCGGCGCGGACTATCTGCTGCTGGAAACGCAGCAGGACACCGTCACCATCAAGGCCGCCCTCATCGGCATTGATGAGGCCATGAGAAGGGCGGGGAGGACCGTTCCGCTGGCCGTGTCCGTGACCATCGAGACCAATGGCACCATGCTGGCCGGACAGAATATCGAAGCTCTCTACTACACGCTGGCCTCGCGCGATCTTTTGTACCTCGGCATGAACTGTGCCACCGGCCCGTCGCAGATGACCGATCATCTGCGGACTCTCGCGGGACTTTCCCATGTGCCGGTGTCCTGTGTGCCTAATGCGGGCCTGCCCAATACCGAAGGTAAGTATGATGAGGGCCCGGAGCACTTCCGCGATCATTTTGAGCGCTTCTGTTCCGAAGGCTTCATCAACCTCGTCGGTGGCTGCTGCGGCACCACGGCGGACCATGTCCGGGCGCTGCGCAAGGTGGCCGATCATCACTCGCCCCGCAAGCCGCAGACAAAAGCTATTCGCCGCGCTCTGGCCGGAAATGAACCGCTGAAGATCGATGAATTCATTCGCCCGGTGTTTGTCGGCGAGCGGACCAATGTCATCGGCTCGCGTAAGTTCAAGCGGCTGATCGAAGCGGAGAAGTTCGAACTCGCCGCCGAAGTGGGCCGCGAACAGGTTGCCAAAGGCGCGCACCTCGTGGACGTCTGCCTCGCCAATCCTGACCGCAACGAGTTGAGTGACACCCTCGCCACGCTGAGGCCGCTGCTGCGTAAGGTGCGTGTCCCGATCATGATTGACACCACCGATGCCGCGGTGGTGGAAGCTTCCTTGCAGCAGATCGGCGGCAAGGCAGCCATCAACTCCATCAATTTCGAAGATGGTGAGAAGCGCCTTGAACTGGTCTGCCCCATTGCCAAGAAATACGGCGCGTCCGTGGTCTTCGGCTTAATCGATGAGGACAAGCAGTCCGGCATGGCGGTAACGTTGCAGCGCAAGCTCGCGATTGCTGACCGCGCCTACAAAACGCTTACGGACGTGTGGGGCTTCGATCCCGGCGAAATTATTTTCGATCCGCTGACGTTCCCCGCCGGCACGGGCGATCCCAACTATCTGGGAGCCGCCGCCGCCACGCGCGATGCCCTCTCCGAAATCCGCAAGCGCTATCCCGAAGCCTGCACGATTCTCGGCATTTCCAACGTGAGTTTCGGTCTTCCTGCCGAAGGCCGTGAGGCGCTGAATTCGGTCTTTCTCTATGACTGTATTCAGGCGGGTCTTGATATGGCTATTGTCAACACCGCCGGCATTAAGCGCTACGGTACACTCGCCCCCGAAGAGATCAGGCTCTGCGAGGATGTGCTTTACAAAGGTGATTCCGAATCCATTGCTGCCTTTGCCGCGCACTATCGCGAAGCCAAAAAGGAGAAGAGCGCCGATGAAGACGCGCACCTGACCTCCGAGGAGCGCCTCGCCAAGTGCATCGTGGAAGGCACCCGCGCCGGCATCGAGAAGATGATAGATGACTTGCTGACGCGGATGAAGCCCCTCGACGTGGTGAATGGTCCGCTCATGAACGGAATGAAGGTCGTGGGTGAACTGTTCGGCGCCAACAAGCTGATCGTTGCCGAAGTGCTCGAATCTGCCGAAGTCATGAAGGCCTCCGTCGACTATCTCGAGAAATTCCTCGAGCCCGGCGAGACAACCTCTGTACGTGGCAAGATGCTGCTCGCTACGGTCAAGGGTGACGTACATGACATCGGGAAAAATCTGGTGGACATGATTCTTTCCAACAACGGCTATGAGGTTGTCAATCTGGGGATCAAGATTCCGCCGGATGTGCTCATCGAAGCCGTAGCCGCCCATCATCCCGATTTCATCGGCCTGTCCGGTCTGCTGGTGCGCTCTGCCCAGCAGATGGTGGTCACCGCGCATGATTTTAAGGAAGCCGGCATTGATCTGCCGCTCATCGTTGGCGGCGCTGCCCTTACGCAAAATTTCACACTGACCCGCATCGCCGCCGAGTATGACGGTCCCGTGTTCTATGCCGGGGAAGCCATGCAGGGCCTGCGGCTGGCCAATCGCCTGATGGATGACGCCGAACGCCCGGCACTCGAATCCGAGTGGACTGCTCTGCGCGAAAAGGCCGTGCGCACCGCGCGCGATGCCGTCGAACAGTTGCCCCCCGCGCCGTCCCAATCGCTCTATGAAGAGACCCCTATCCCGCGTCCGCCGGACCTCGATCTGCATGTGCTGAAAGATATTCCCATCCGGGAAATCTATCCGCTGATCTCCCGGGCGATGCTCTACGGCAAGCACCTGGGGCTGCGTTTGGCCAGTTCACGGCTGGATAATCCTTCCGACAAGCAGGCGCAGGACCTTAAGGCTCACGTCGAGCGCATTCTGGCGATGGCCGAGCGTGAACAGCTCCTTTCCCCGCGCGCCACGTGGCGCTGGTTCCCCGTATACAGCGAAAACGAAGTCGTGTCGGTGCTCCACCCGGTGACCAAAGCCAAAATCGCCGAGTGGACCTTCCCCCGGGAACGCACCGCGCCGTTCCATTGCGCTGCCGATTGGGTGCGCCCGAAGTCTCTCGGTGGAGAAGATTACCTCGCCGTGTTTGTCACCACTGCCGGAGACAATGTGCAACCCCGCGCCAAACAGTTGCAACAGGAAGGCGAACTGCTCTCGTCGCATATTCTCTCGGCGCTGGCCATCGAAATGGCCGAAGCTACCGCCGAATGGACTCACCGCAGACTGCGCGCCGATTGGGGTTTTCCCGATCCTGCCGAGTTCACGTGGCAGGATCTGCTGCGCACCGCCTATCGCGGCATCCGCCTGTCCTTCGGATACCCCGCCTGCCCGAATCTTGAAGATCAGGTGCAGCTCTTCGACCTGCTGAAACCGCAGCAGACCATTGGCGTAACCCTCACCGAGGAGATGATGATGGTTCCCGAGTCCAGCGTTTCTGCCCTGGTTTTCCATCATCCCCGCGCCGAGTACTTCGCCGCATAG
- a CDS encoding MarR family transcriptional regulator — MSTRHKGNPEQVRALDAYIKLARAADSVSLTISRSLAQSGLTESQFGVLEALMHIGPMRPCELASKLLTSGANMTTVADNLEKRGLISREKIPEDRRSFTIRLTEEGKQLITGIFPRHAEFITVQMSALEPSEQEALGALCRKLGKAVNPK; from the coding sequence ATGTCTACACGACACAAAGGTAATCCCGAGCAGGTTCGGGCACTCGACGCCTACATTAAGCTGGCTCGTGCCGCCGATTCGGTCTCACTGACGATCTCCCGCAGCCTGGCGCAATCCGGGCTGACCGAGAGCCAGTTCGGTGTGCTGGAGGCTTTGATGCACATCGGCCCGATGCGGCCCTGTGAACTGGCGTCCAAGTTGCTCACCAGCGGCGCCAACATGACCACCGTGGCGGACAACCTCGAAAAACGCGGGCTGATCTCGCGGGAGAAGATCCCCGAGGACCGCCGCAGTTTCACCATTCGCCTGACAGAGGAAGGTAAGCAGCTCATCACCGGTATTTTTCCCCGTCACGCGGAATTCATTACAGTGCAGATGTCCGCCCTTGAGCCCTCGGAGCAGGAAGCCCTCGGTGCTCTCTGCCGCAAACTTGGCAAGGCGGTCAATCCCAAATAG
- a CDS encoding Rrf2 family transcriptional regulator yields MLSATWQYSVRALVHLAMAKGKGPVLASHIADAEGIPLPFLSKILHQLKVSGIVAATRGQKGGYILQRDPGKLTLLDVAHLTDHVDFGEQCLLGYKFCDDHCNCVLHHQWEGIKKEIRHFLEARTIEQLATDQSRVELDVSGMMRFRQPPLRPPYEVAAGELE; encoded by the coding sequence ATGTTATCAGCAACTTGGCAGTATTCCGTCCGCGCTCTCGTTCACTTGGCGATGGCCAAGGGCAAAGGCCCAGTGCTGGCCAGCCACATCGCAGATGCAGAAGGCATTCCATTGCCGTTTTTATCCAAGATTTTGCATCAGCTCAAGGTATCGGGAATCGTCGCGGCCACGCGGGGCCAGAAAGGCGGTTACATTCTGCAGCGCGATCCGGGCAAGCTTACGCTGCTGGATGTCGCGCATCTGACCGACCATGTAGATTTTGGAGAGCAGTGTCTGCTGGGCTACAAGTTTTGTGACGACCACTGCAACTGCGTGTTGCACCACCAGTGGGAAGGGATCAAGAAAGAGATCCGGCATTTTCTGGAAGCGCGAACCATTGAGCAGCTCGCGACGGATCAGTCCCGGGTCGAACTGGATGTGAGCGGCATGATGCGCTTCCGCCAGCCGCCGCTGAGGCCGCCCTATGAAGTGGCGGCGGGAGAACTGGAGTAG
- a CDS encoding DMT family transporter produces the protein MSRSKSFEYFIIFLLTAISGSLFSVIKIALQSFTPWQLILVRFLPTVPVFAAICWYSREKFRLLNRADWAKLFAAGLFGTVIHNLALNTGQTHVGAGIAALMDALNPPAIFLLAVIFRAEHVKKYFVLGMILAFAGVAVLTLSRGGLGIDQTTATGVAILMIGPVSWGVYTILLADVIPKLGFFTAPAACVLSGAVVLLPLAPFSFPHGLPAGYAPWLCAASLAVFSTITAFVMWAWLLQRRGASRTGIIEYLNVIWGLALATLALHESLTWQMILGAGLILSGVAITRRRTIP, from the coding sequence GTGTCTCGCAGCAAATCCTTCGAATACTTCATCATCTTTCTGCTGACCGCGATTTCCGGGTCGCTGTTCTCGGTCATCAAGATTGCGTTGCAAAGCTTCACCCCTTGGCAGCTTATTCTTGTTCGCTTTCTTCCCACGGTTCCGGTGTTCGCGGCCATCTGCTGGTACTCGCGGGAGAAGTTCCGTCTCCTGAATCGCGCCGATTGGGCCAAGTTGTTTGCTGCCGGGCTCTTCGGCACGGTCATTCATAATCTCGCGCTGAACACCGGCCAGACCCATGTCGGTGCGGGCATTGCCGCGCTGATGGATGCTCTCAATCCGCCTGCCATTTTCCTGCTGGCCGTAATCTTCCGCGCCGAGCATGTCAAAAAATATTTCGTGCTTGGCATGATCCTCGCCTTTGCCGGCGTCGCTGTGCTGACTCTCTCCCGTGGCGGACTGGGCATCGATCAAACCACCGCGACCGGCGTCGCGATTCTGATGATCGGTCCGGTCAGTTGGGGCGTGTACACGATTTTGCTGGCGGACGTGATCCCCAAGCTGGGTTTCTTCACCGCGCCTGCCGCCTGTGTGCTCTCCGGTGCCGTAGTGCTTCTGCCTTTGGCTCCGTTCTCCTTTCCCCATGGTCTCCCCGCGGGTTATGCTCCGTGGCTATGCGCCGCATCCCTTGCCGTATTCTCCACCATCACGGCGTTTGTCATGTGGGCGTGGCTGTTGCAGCGCCGTGGCGCTTCCCGCACCGGCATCATCGAATACCTGAATGTCATCTGGGGCCTTGCACTGGCCACCCTTGCCCTGCATGAGTCCCTGACGTGGCAAATGATCCTCGGTGCCGGGCTGATTCTTTCCGGCGTCGCCATCACCCGGCGGCGCACTATCCCTTGA
- a CDS encoding M14 family metallopeptidase translates to MRFISHVLAVLCLAMSAAAAVPADWQTVYEQSGFVQTSRYDQTVEFCKRLAIASRGKAEYRVFGKSPEGRDLPMLLVNYESDTSKPLLLIWAGIHSGEIDGKDAGLMLLRDALVLGQYPQLLSGVRIAFIPILNVDGHERWSAFNRMNQRGPKEMGWRTTAQNLNMNRDFLKTDAPETRALLKQMTALKPDFLLDIHVTDGADYQYVLTYSMNDHEDSPEPLRKYTHEQFLPEVKRTLKSAGYDFVPQVFFKDGEHIESGWVSPVFEPRFSTGYGTVINRPSLLIETHSLKDYHTRVTATYELLKAVIQTVSVQGGLLKNSIHRSNVQTSNLAGKKYYVSWDNTNDSTMVDFLGVDYRREYSPTLGDSVVRWLGTPHTYRIPLFEKSAPTDSVVVPYAYIIPPAWLPLVEDLLKLHNIPLTRTTRPMELAYETYRFNKVEFGKKPYEGRFRASYQSTPIRQTATFPTGSGVVFLDYPRAQITIHLLEPSGPDSFVHWGFLNQIFEQKEYAEAYIMDTLATRMLKESPPLAAEFMSRLADSTFAKDPQARLQFFYEHSPYWDARKDVYPIARITDPNDFAVMRRLMGKIER, encoded by the coding sequence ATGCGGTTTATATCCCATGTATTGGCTGTGCTTTGCCTTGCGATGAGTGCTGCGGCCGCTGTACCGGCGGATTGGCAAACGGTGTACGAGCAGAGCGGTTTTGTGCAGACCTCCCGCTATGATCAGACGGTGGAATTCTGCAAGCGGCTGGCAATTGCCAGCCGGGGGAAAGCGGAGTACCGCGTGTTTGGCAAGAGCCCCGAAGGACGGGATTTGCCGATGCTGCTGGTGAACTACGAATCGGATACCTCCAAGCCGCTGTTGCTGATCTGGGCGGGAATTCACTCAGGCGAGATTGACGGCAAGGACGCGGGGCTGATGCTGCTGCGGGATGCGCTGGTGCTGGGACAGTATCCGCAGTTGTTGAGCGGAGTGCGGATTGCGTTCATACCGATTTTGAATGTGGACGGGCACGAGCGGTGGTCGGCCTTCAACCGGATGAATCAGCGCGGACCGAAGGAGATGGGCTGGCGGACGACGGCGCAGAATCTGAACATGAACCGCGATTTTTTGAAGACGGATGCTCCGGAAACGCGCGCGCTACTGAAGCAGATGACCGCGCTGAAGCCGGATTTCCTGCTGGATATTCATGTGACCGACGGCGCGGATTACCAGTATGTGCTCACCTACTCGATGAACGACCACGAAGACTCTCCCGAGCCGTTGCGTAAATACACGCATGAGCAGTTTCTGCCGGAGGTCAAACGGACGCTGAAGAGCGCGGGATACGACTTTGTGCCGCAAGTTTTCTTCAAGGATGGCGAGCACATCGAGAGCGGCTGGGTAAGCCCGGTGTTCGAACCGCGCTTCTCGACAGGCTACGGCACGGTGATTAACCGCCCCTCCCTGCTCATCGAGACTCACAGTCTGAAGGACTATCACACACGGGTGACGGCAACGTACGAATTATTGAAAGCGGTGATTCAGACGGTGAGTGTGCAGGGAGGCCTGCTGAAGAACTCCATCCACCGCAGCAATGTGCAGACCTCGAACCTGGCGGGCAAGAAATACTACGTAAGCTGGGACAACACGAACGACTCGACGATGGTGGATTTTCTCGGAGTGGATTACAGGCGGGAGTATTCGCCGACGCTGGGGGATTCGGTGGTCCGCTGGCTGGGGACGCCGCATACCTACCGCATTCCGCTGTTCGAGAAGAGCGCGCCGACCGACAGCGTGGTCGTGCCCTATGCGTACATTATTCCGCCCGCCTGGCTGCCCCTCGTGGAGGATCTGCTGAAGCTGCATAACATTCCGCTGACGCGCACTACAAGGCCGATGGAACTGGCGTATGAGACCTACCGCTTCAACAAGGTAGAGTTTGGGAAGAAGCCCTATGAAGGGCGGTTCCGGGCCAGTTACCAGAGCACACCGATCCGGCAGACGGCGACCTTTCCGACGGGAAGCGGTGTGGTGTTTCTGGATTATCCCCGGGCGCAGATTACGATCCACCTGCTGGAACCCAGCGGGCCGGACTCCTTTGTGCACTGGGGGTTTTTGAATCAGATCTTCGAGCAGAAGGAATACGCCGAAGCCTACATCATGGACACTCTGGCAACGCGGATGCTGAAGGAATCCCCACCGCTGGCCGCGGAATTTATGAGCCGACTGGCCGATTCCACGTTTGCCAAAGACCCGCAGGCGCGGCTGCAATTCTTTTATGAACATTCTCCCTACTGGGACGCGCGCAAGGATGTATATCCCATTGCGCGGATCACGGACCCGAATGACTTTGCCGTGATGCGAAGGCTGATGGGGAAGATTGAGAGATGA
- a CDS encoding universal stress protein, translated as MVLDERIPYASSGETTAARERLSGTGELSSKLFENVLIPTDLDPAAKPLVTLAADLAGRFHSQFVLVHVVPHEPTLARDPAVLRERRTELEKLAAKLRDAGASYVQTILMEGNPAYHIEQAARQHHVSVILLSERSDASQTHAWFGTLTQKLARRVDVPLMVVRPVGQHTLKPVLCVVDFTESSRKALKYAIALSRQTGTPLAVLHVVPEPLPSSMLEGPIWQGCGPADAGGKRSYAASQNPDATTSTLIEDNRRTTLARREVEDFLSRFDFSGVKHDVVVRSGSPVVEALMVAKEHKSGVIAIGADHRSGFVHLMSQSTAETLAETADIPVLIFRSAGERPKVVGARSNPAVSLPIN; from the coding sequence ATGGTCTTAGACGAACGAATCCCGTATGCAAGCTCCGGCGAAACCACGGCCGCTCGCGAGCGGCTGTCCGGCACAGGAGAGTTGTCCAGTAAGTTATTTGAAAACGTACTTATTCCTACAGACCTTGATCCTGCTGCCAAACCTCTGGTCACCCTTGCGGCCGATCTGGCCGGAAGATTCCACAGCCAATTTGTCTTAGTGCACGTTGTTCCTCACGAGCCGACACTGGCGCGAGATCCTGCCGTTCTAAGAGAGCGCCGCACAGAGCTTGAAAAACTCGCGGCAAAGTTGCGCGATGCCGGAGCGTCTTACGTGCAGACGATTTTGATGGAAGGCAATCCGGCCTACCACATCGAGCAGGCCGCCCGGCAGCACCATGTAAGCGTGATCCTGCTCTCCGAACGCAGCGATGCGTCGCAGACCCACGCCTGGTTCGGCACGCTGACACAAAAGCTTGCGCGGCGCGTAGATGTCCCACTGATGGTAGTGCGCCCGGTCGGGCAGCACACGCTGAAGCCCGTGTTGTGCGTGGTGGATTTTACCGAATCCTCGCGCAAGGCGCTGAAGTACGCGATTGCACTGTCACGACAAACAGGGACTCCGTTGGCCGTGCTGCATGTAGTCCCCGAACCGCTGCCATCATCGATGTTGGAAGGGCCCATCTGGCAAGGCTGCGGCCCGGCAGACGCAGGCGGCAAACGCTCGTATGCCGCTTCTCAGAATCCGGATGCGACGACTTCCACCTTGATTGAAGACAACCGGCGTACGACGCTGGCACGGCGGGAAGTGGAAGATTTTTTGAGCCGCTTTGACTTTTCGGGTGTGAAGCACGATGTTGTGGTGCGAAGCGGTTCCCCGGTGGTGGAAGCCCTCATGGTTGCTAAAGAGCACAAGAGCGGTGTGATTGCCATCGGTGCGGACCACCGGTCAGGGTTTGTGCATCTGATGAGCCAGAGCACGGCGGAAACGCTGGCAGAGACGGCGGATATTCCGGTCTTGATCTTCCGCAGTGCGGGCGAGCGGCCTAAGGTAGTTGGTGCGCGGTCGAACCCTGCGGTTAGTTTGCCAATCAACTAA
- a CDS encoding YceI family protein: METRTPVQAPAKEMIWTVDSSHSEIGFTAKHMLITTVRGRFTRYDATIDFNPKSPETTKVEAHIEAASIDTREPKRDEHLRSADFFDAEQYPQITFRSKNLQRLADDRWKLTGDLTIRGISKEITLDMEGFTEEIKDPWGNFRVGGTATASLNRFDYGLKWNAAIETGGLIVGEKIQIKLDLSLVRKA; this comes from the coding sequence ATGGAAACCCGTACCCCAGTTCAAGCTCCGGCGAAAGAAATGATATGGACGGTGGATTCCTCGCACTCGGAAATCGGATTCACGGCCAAGCATATGCTCATTACCACCGTGCGCGGCCGCTTCACTCGCTATGATGCGACCATCGATTTCAATCCGAAGTCGCCCGAAACCACCAAAGTGGAAGCCCATATCGAGGCCGCCTCTATTGACACCCGTGAACCCAAGCGCGATGAGCATCTGCGCAGCGCGGATTTCTTTGATGCCGAGCAGTACCCGCAGATCACTTTCCGGTCGAAGAATCTCCAGCGCCTCGCGGATGACCGCTGGAAGTTGACAGGAGACCTTACGATTCGCGGGATCAGTAAAGAAATTACTCTGGATATGGAAGGCTTCACCGAGGAAATCAAGGACCCGTGGGGCAACTTCCGCGTCGGCGGCACGGCGACTGCTTCTCTTAACCGCTTTGATTATGGCTTGAAGTGGAATGCGGCCATCGAAACCGGTGGTCTCATCGTCGGCGAAAAAATTCAGATCAAACTCGATCTCTCGCTGGTGCGTAAAGCCTGA